One window of Cataglyphis hispanica isolate Lineage 1 chromosome 12, ULB_Chis1_1.0, whole genome shotgun sequence genomic DNA carries:
- the LOC126853334 gene encoding solute carrier family 52, riboflavin transporter, member 3-A-like: MRRSKICTIMKDDLQVNHYLGHVKCGRAIIHLLVILFGISTWIGVNGIFIELPLLVNIAPEGWNLPAYIVIVAQSANVGPAIYTFLRKKKCELNESLCILCLLCLQILAMGLLIFFYDKTTVIDGEKHSLILLVSVFFNALVGCFSSVLFMPYLHDFDDIYIVSYFIGEGLSGVLPSTVALIQGIGERLECNTTEIISLNASHVKFSGQYYFLFLTLILLMSLVAFIILRYFRFIQSRKNLHDTNFFTQTKVQLVNYIWHNEFDSSTNVWYIDQILSKKESEEAKCSTLKKANNLYVFKKIYLYILIGICCFFSNGFLPSIQSYSCLPYGHLAYQLSITCAQFINPLACFLTFWIKVSNIKNINCLSLICLIAGCYVICIALLSPTPPLQRSTIGIGLIVLFWIILSGVISYLKLIIVSFLKHISSSNKTLFNIGIVMQGGSASGAIISFVLINFTDFFKMYDFCSV; the protein is encoded by the coding sequence ATGAGGAgatcaaaaatatgtacaataatgaAAGATGATTTACAAGTTAATCATTATCTTGGACATGTTAAATGTGGCCGTGCAATCATCCATCTTCTCGTAATCTTGTTTGGTATATCCACTTGGATTGGCGTCAATGGAATATTCATTGAATTGCCACTACTTGTGAATATTGCTCCGGAAGGTTGGAATTTACCCGCATACATAGTAATAGTGGCGCAATCCGCGAATGTGGGTCCTGCGATATATACTTTCTTACGTAAGAAGAAATGCGAATTGAACGAATCGTTGTGCATATTATGCTTACTGTGCTTACAAATTCTCGCAATGGGATTACTGATATTCTTTTACGATAAAACAACTGTCATCGATGGTGAGAAACATAGCCTGATTTTACTTGtttcagtattttttaatgctctGGTCGGTTGTTTCAGCTCTGTACTATTCATGCCTTATCTTCATGattttgatgatatttatattgtgtcCTACTTCATTGGGGAAGGTCTGAGTGGTGTACTGCCAAGCACAGTAGCATTAATACAAGGTATAGGAGAACGCTTAGAATGCAATACAAcggaaataatttctcttaatgCATCCCATGTAAAGTTCTCAGGACAATATTACTTTCTGTTCTTGACTCTTATACTTCTTATGTCGCTTGTCGCGTTTATCATTTTGCGATATTTCCGGTTTATACAAAGTAGGAAGAACTTGCATGATACtaattttttcacacaaaCTAAAGTAcaattagtaaattatatatggcACAACGAGTTTGATAGTAGTACTAATGTCTGGTACATTGATcagatattatcaaaaaaagaaagcgaaGAAGCAAAATGTTCTACATTAAAGAAAGCAAATAATTTGTACgtattcaagaaaatttatttatacatcctAATTGGAATTTGTTGCTTCTTTAGTAATGGATTTCTCCCAAGTATCCAATCTTACTCATGTCTACCATATGGCCATCTTGCTTATCAATTGTCCATCACTTGTGCCCAATTCATCAACCCTCTTGCATGTTTCTTGACATTCTGGATCAAAGtatcaaatataaagaatatcaatTGTTTATCTCTGATATGCTTAATCGCTGGATGCTATGTTATATGCATAGCTTTATTATCTCCTACTCCACCGTTGCAAAGATCGACAATTGGTATAGGATTAATTGTTTTGTTCTGGATTATCCTATCGGGAGTCATATCGTATTTAAAACTCATAATTGTATCCTTCCTGAAACATATATCTTCTTCGAATAAGACACTTTTCAATATAGGTATAGTTATGCAAGGGGGCTCGGCGAGCGGAGCAATTATTTCGTtcgttttaatcaattttaccGATTTTTTCAAGATGTACGACTTCTGTTCTGTTTAA
- the LOC126853337 gene encoding F-box/WD repeat-containing protein 9-like, whose translation MDDENASCAYDSEEDTQVSLLDLPVEIFLHICSFLKASTLVHSLSLVCKQFYLILKDDSLWKARINHIWPDASYPLLRPAKVDKLFWKLSCVAIEKQRALWRQKECSMQKIASRPQGSTVDALLLMHDGTAYIAGARDRSLIYVNLCLSNESSTHSTCNIRSAHNGWIWDLTTVDNTIYSCSWDQSIKSWMLTNVGLVQQKTYKMSVSGALLCVSSCPEQSLFATGSYMRTVFVFDSRSGEKPIRQYRSHGGAVIKLAMNSEYILSASEDKTVSIWDQRAGRTMKHITIPGEAFPMSINMQQDCVCVGDNIAKLHVLNPKNDFELVKSYSTEHTKGITGVHLTRGNLITSSTDGTVRISSPTDPPKSMATLCSPFGTIARMDYQNGILAICGNEIVVYRPMCSIKD comes from the exons ATGGATGACGAGAATGCAAGTTGCGCGTATGACAGCGAGGAAGATACTCAAGTGTCATTGTTGGATCTCCCGGTCGAG ATATTCCTGCATATATGTTCCTTCTTAAAAGCGTCAACATTAGTGCACAGTTTGAGCCTAGTATGCAAACAATTCTATCTGATTTTAAAGGATGATTCACTATGGAAAGCGCGAATTAATCATATATGGCCAGATGCTAGCTACCCGCTTTTGCGTCCTG caaaGGTTGACAAACTATTTTGGAAATTGTCATGTGTTGCAATTGAAAAACAAAGAGCACTATGGAGACAAAAGGAATGTTCTATGCAGAAAATAGCTTCACGTCCACAGGGCAGCACAGTAGATGCTCTACTACTGAtgcat GATGGTACCGCTTATATTGCTGGAGCTAGAGATCGCAGTctgatttatgtaaatttatgccTGAGTAATGAATCCTCAACTCACAGTACCTGTAATATAAGATCTGCGCATAATGGATGGATTTGGGATCTGACAACTGTAGATAACACTATCTACAGTTGTAGTTGGGATCAGAGCATCAAATCATGGATGCTTACTAATGTTGGTCTTGTCCAGCagaaaacttataaaat GAGTGTGTCAGGTGCACTGCTTTGTGTATCATCATGTCCAGAACAGAGTCTTTTCGCGACCGGTTCGTACATGAGGACTGTATTCGTCTTCGATTCCAGATCGGGAGAAAAGCCAATCAGGCAATATCGATCGCACGGAGGAGCTGTTATTAAACTGGCAATGAATTCCGAATACATCTTATCTGCTAGCGAGGATAAAACGGTGTCTATTTGGGATCAAAGAGCCGGACGAACTATGAAACATATCACA ATTCCAGGCGAAGCGTTTCCCATGAGCATAAACATGCAACAAGATTGTGTTTGTGTCGGGGACAACATCGCCAAACTGCATGTATTAAATCCGAAAAACGACTTTGAACTAGTAAAATCTTACTCTACTGAACATACAAAAGGGATAACAGGGGTGCATTTGACGCGCGGAAATCTGATAACGAGTTCCACAGACGGCACTGTCAGAATTTCGAGTCCTACGGATCCACCGAAATCGATGGCTACTTTATGTTCACCTTTTGGAACAATTGCAAGA atGGATTACCAAAACGGCATTCTTGCGATATGTGGCAACGAAATCGTGGTATATCGGCCGATGTGttcaataaaagattaa